In Camelina sativa cultivar DH55 chromosome 16, Cs, whole genome shotgun sequence, a single window of DNA contains:
- the LOC104749688 gene encoding type II inositol polyphosphate 5-phosphatase 14 isoform X4, which yields MDSVIIEADEREALASVVPAHPLPPRKTHSYVEQCEQKPHHPIRKYSLDEGSRSVTSDSEAIYFDSSGEFSTEGVVIINGRTGGERGNGEDYGFVTPPSKPASQLGGNDGGKEDGIESLPEFIGAGGGVDVFKVPVRAAVNPGRPPCLELRPHPLRETQTGKFLRNIACTESQLWAGQENGVRFWNLEEAYEVGCGLGGQVRRGDEDTAPFHESVPTSPALCLMIDHGNRLVWTGHKDGKIRAWKMDQPSTTTADDSKPFKERLSWQAHRGPVNYIVISSYGDMWSCSDGGLIKIWTLDSLEKSLVLKPEEKHMAALLVERSGIDLRSQVTVNGTCSISSSDVKFLLVDTVRAKVWAVQHLSFSIWDAQNKELVKVFNIDGQVENRVDMPPTQGQQVEETKVKFFSAPKKEKSQGFLQRSRHAIMGAAGAVRRAATRSTGAFAEDTRKVEAIAIAADGSIWTGSMNGVIAQWDGNGNRLREVNHHQQAVLCFCTFGDRIYVGYASGYIQVLDLGGKLIASWVSHNEPVIKLAAGGGFIFSLATHGGVRGWYVTSPGPLDSVIRTELSQKEMTYARQDSVKILVGTWNVGEGRASRGALVSWLSSAVSDVGIVAIGLQEVDMGAGFLAMSTAKETVGVEGSAVGQWWLDAIGNALDERNTFERMGSRQLAGLLISLWVRKSIRTHVGDLDVAAVPCGFGRAIGNKGGVGLRIRVYDRIMCFVNCHLAAHLEAVTRRNADFNHIYRSMVFSKGQSVYTAAAAGASTSAQALKNNTNTNISSEEEKSDLAAADLVAFFGDFNYRLFGITYDEARDFISHRSFDWLREKDQLRQEMNEGKVFQGMREALITFPPTYKFEKNKPGLGGYDSGEKKRIPAWCDRVIYRDNQSLTYSECSLQCPVVAATIMYEACMDVTESDHKPVRCKIHANIAHTDKSVRRQELGKIVRSNEKLISMFEELKSVPETSVSTNNILLYSQDTFIFTIRNTSNSSRAIFNIVCKGQTLVREDGEEPENRGTFGLPRWLEVSPGAGIIKPDASLQVKVHHEDFHTSDESIDGIQQNPFCEDSSDKEVTLIIIVQGSCSTRTTSHSIKVRHCSSAAKSLSIVHSKTTSVTKNLEGSTRYQTESNRGGSTRHRTDDSTRRWLMMIPVTSQL from the exons atggaTTCGGTTATCATTGAAGCAGATGAGCGGGAGGCGCTGGCATCGGTCGTCCCTGCTCATCCGCTGCCACCGCGTAAGACGCATTCCTATGTTGAGCAATGTGAACAGAAGCCGCACCACCCGATCCGCAAATATAGCCTTGATGAGGGCTCTAGATCTGTAACGTCGGATTCCGAAGCTATTTATTTTGATTCCTCCGGCGAGTTCTCCACCGAAGGAGTAGTCATCATCAATGGCAGAACCGGTGGCGAAAGAGGCAACGGGGAGGATTACGGTTTTGTCACACCTCCATCCAAACCAGCATCACAGCTAGGTGGAAATGACGGCGGCAAGGAGGATGGTATCGAGTCCCTTCCAGAATTCATCGGCGCAGGAGGAGGCGTTGACGTATTCAAAGTGCCTGTGCGTGCTGCGGTGAATCCTGGACGGCCGCCATGTCTCGAGCTCCGACCGCATCCGTTAAGAGAGACACAGACGGGAAAGTTTCTCAGAAACATTGCTTGCACAGAAAGTCAGCTATGGGCGGGACAAGAGAACGGCGTGAGGTTCTGGAACTTGGAGGAAGCATACGAGGTTGGTTGTGGCCTTGGTGGGCAGGTACGTCGAGGGGATGAGGATACAGCACCGTTTCATGAATCTGTTCCGACCTCGCCTGCCTTGTGTTTGATGATTGACCACGGCAATAGGCTTGTGTGGACCGGCCACAAGGATGGCAAAATTAGAGCCTGGAAAATGGATCAGCCGAGTACGACTACTGCGGATGATTCAAAGCCTTTCAAGGAACGACTCTCGTGGCAAGCTCATCGTGGTCCTGTGAATTATATTGTCATAAGCTCATATG GTGATATGTGGTCATGTTCTGATGGCGGATTGATAAAAATATGGACGTTGGATTCTTTAGAGAAGTCTCTGGTGCTTAAGCCGGAGGAGAAGCATATGGCTGCATTGTTAGTGGAGAGGTCTGGCATTGACCTGAGGAGCCAAGTTACTGTCAATGGTACATGCAGCATATCTTCATCAGATGTCAAGTTTTTGTTAGTTGATACAGTAAGAGCTAAAGTGTGGGCTGTGCAGCACCTATCATTCTCAATCTG GGATGCCCAGAATAAAGAGCTTGTGAAAGTTTTTAATATTGATGGCCAAGTCGAAAATCGTGTGGACATGCCACCAACGCAAGGTCAACAAGTTGAAGAAACGAAAGTGAAGTTCTTCTCGgcaccaaaaaaggaaaagtcaCAGGGGTTTCTGCAACGATCGCGCCATGCCATAATGGGAGCTGCAGGAGCTGTTCGTCGAGCAGCCACTAGAAGTACAGGAGCTTTTGCAGAAGACACTAGGAAGGTAGAAGCTATTGCGATAGCGGCAGATGGATCAATTTGGACTGGAAGCATGAATGGCGTAATTGCTCAGTGGGACGGAAATGGAAACCGTTTGCGGGAGGTGAATCATCATCAGCAGGCTGTTCTGTGCTTTTGCACTTTTGGTGATCGAATATATGTGGGTTATGCAAGTGGTTACATCCAGGTCTTGGATCTTGGTGGAAAGCTAATTGCAAGCTGGGTTTCACACAATGAACCTGTGATAAAGCTAGCAGCAGGTGGTGGTTTCATTTTTAGCTTAGCCACTCATGGTGGTGTAAGAGGATGGTATGTGACATCTCCAGGACCTCTGGACAGCGTAATCCGAACGGAACTCTCTCAAAAGGAAATGACCTATGCTCGACAAGACAGTGTTAAAATCTTGGTTGGTACCTGGAATGTTGGTGAAGGGCGGGCCTCACGTGGGGCGCTTGTGTCTTGGCTGAGTTCTGCTGTTTCAGATGTCGGCATTGTTGCTATTGGGTTGCAAGAGGTGGATATGGGGGCTGGCTTTCTTGCCATGTCCACTGCTAAGGAAACG GTAGGGGTTGAAGGAAGTGCCGTGGGCCAATGGTGGCTTGATGCAATTGGAAATGCACTGGATGAGAGAAATACTTTTGAACGTATGGGTTCAAGGCAGTTAGCAGGACTGCTAATATCTCTTTG GGTGAGGAAGAGTATAAGAACACATGTCGGAGATCTTGATGTCGCAGCAGTTCCATGTGGCTTTGGCCGCGCCATTGGCAACAAG GGAGGTGTGGGTTTGAGAATCAGAGTTTATGACAGAATTATGTGCTTTGTGAACTGTCACTTGGCTGCTCACCTGGAGGCAGTTACTCGGAGAAACGCGGATTTCAATCACATATATCGGTCAATGGTCTTCTCTAAAGGACAAAGTGTATATACTGCTGCAGCTG CTGGTGCGTCAACTTCTGCTCAAGCTCTAAAGAATAACACT AATACAAACATCAGCAGTGAAGAGGAGAAGTCTGATTTAGCAGCAGCAGATCTGGTTGCATTTTTCGGTGACTTCAATTATAGGTTGTTTGGTATAACCTATGATGAAGCGAGAGACTTCATTTCCCACCGGTCTTTTGATTGGCTTAGAGAGAAAGACCAACTTAGGCAAGAGATGAATGAGGGAAAAGTGTTCCAAGGAATGCGTGAGGCGTTAATCACCTTCCCGCCAACttacaaatttgaaaagaaTAAACCAGGTCTTGGAG GGTATGATTCAGGGGAGAAAAAGCGAATACCCGCGTGGTGTGACAGAGTTATATATAGAGACAACCAATCACTCACATATTCGGAGTGCAGTTTGCAGTGTCCTGTAGTTGCGGCTACTATAAT GTATGAAGCTTGTATGGATGTGACTGAGAGTGATCACAAACCCGTGCGGTGCAAAATTCATGCTAACATAGCTCACACCGATAAATCTGTGCGAAGACAAGAGCTAGGGAAAATAGTAAGGTCCAATGAGAAACTCATATCCATGTTCGAGGAACTAAAATCGGTTCCAGAAACATCAGTGAGCACCAACAACATTCTTCTTTATAGTCAGGACACATTCATCTTTACAATCAGAAACACTTCAAACTCTAGTAGAGCCATCTTCAACATCGTCTGTAAGGGTCAAACTCTCGTTAGAGAGGATGGAGAGGAACCCGAGAATAGAGGCACCTTTGGTCTCCCTCGCTGGCTCGAG GTTTCTCCAGGAGCTGGGATTATAAAACCAGATGCTTCACTGCAGGTGAAGGTTCATCATGAAGACTTTCACACCTCAGACGAGTCCATTGATGGCATCCAACAAAACCCATTTTGTGAAGATAGTTCTGACAAGGAAGTGACCCTGATCATAATCGTTCAGGGAAGCTGCTCGACCAGAACAACAAGCCACTCTATCAAAGTCCGTCACTGCTCATCAGCTGCCAAATCCCTTAGTattgttcattctaaaacgaCCAGCGTGACAAAGAATCTAGAGGGTTCCACGCGTTACCAGACAGAGTCTAACCGCGGTGGAAGCACCAGACACAGAACCGATGACTCCACCAGACggtggttgatgatgattcCTGTTACATCACAACTATAG